The DNA window GGGGAATAGTCAGCGTATGCGTGGCTACTATGAAGGGCGCTATCGTGACAAAAACATCTTCACCACTCAATTAGAGTTAAGGCATAAGCTGGACTGGCGCCACGGTATTGTTGGTTGGATAGGTACGGGAACATTGAGTGATACCCCTTCAAAACTGGGTGACAGGCATTGGCTCCCTTCAATTGGCGTGGGCTATCGTTTTGAGTTTAAACCACGTATGAACGTCAGGTTAGATTTTGGTATCGGAAAAGACAGTACCGGGTTCTATTTTCAGGTTGGAGAAGCATTTTGAAGTGTTTGGTAACATTGTTTTTAGCAACATTGTTTTTAAGTTTTCTGTTGATAGCATGCCAAAGTAAACCAACTCCGATGATACCTGTCGAGCTGATGCTCAAAAGTGATACACATGAACAGGCGAAAACCGATTGGCCAGTTCTGAGTCCTCTTGCTCCTCCTGAGGGGTTAAGAGCGTGCTGTGTATTCGGTTACAACCTTAAAGCAGACGCATTGGGGATCCCTATGCCTCTCTTTAGTATCGACAATATTGTTGAAGCTGAAAAATTGGGTGAGCACCACTATAACGATAGCGTTTTGGGAGCGAGTGCTGCGTTATTGGGGATCAGTAATGAAAAAATCGGTTTGCTATATACCGAGAAAGGCGGGTTTATTGATATAGCCCATGTAAGGGATACCGCAGACTATACCCTTTATTTCTTTAGCCAGATTTATGCTCACCTGGGGCAAGAGTGGGTGCTGACGTTGGATGATGAGCTTGCGGCGCGTAAAATCCACTTTTTTGCATTTACACCACCGGAAGATCCCGCTGAACGTTATACTCTGAGTGCTTATCTGGCCGCAAAACTGGCATTTCAGTTAGCCGCCTGGCATGAAATTGCCCAATGGTACGGCTATCAGTCTATTCCCGGATTTTCAGAAGCCGTTTCGGCATTTTCCCCGGAAGACCTCTATTCCAATCTGTTGGGCGCGAGACTGGCACTGACGCTGATTTTGCAAGGTCAGGCATCTTCCGTCAGTCAGTTTTCTACTGCCATCGCAAATATTCTGCCAATAGCATTACATGAACTGGGCGCTTACAATAGATCAGGCACAAAAAAGATGTTTGATAAGGTTGATGGTGTATGGTGGAACAGTTATCAGCGTATTTCTAAAAAATTTCTGCTGCTGCGCAGGAACTATGAAACTCAGGATGATCGCTATCCATTAATGCCATTTGATAAAGAGAAGTCTGCTTTACGTCTCTCTTTGCCTGAATCTTATCAACATTTCTCGCTGGATAAGTTGGCTGAATTCCAGTTATGGCCAACGGATAAGATGAAAAAACTACCTGTGCCACAACGTTATTGGACAGTGAAAGATTTTCCAATGCTGGCGGAAAAAGCTGAAAAGCAGGACATGAAACAGTTGTTGAATAATAAATAACTGCTTGTATTTTATCTCCCGGCTATATAAGTGCTATACCGAATAAGTATTCTGTTTGGTTGTTTTTGCAGTTGTGCAAAATAAGCTTGCTATAATTAAGCAGGAAGAGTCGTTTAACTACACTTCCTGCTAATCAATTATGCTGACAAGACAATTTTCAGTGCTTTTTCTTGCGCTGCATTATTAAATACGTCATAAGCGGTTTCTATTTCATTCAATGGGTAATAATGAGTGACCAGCTTTTCAGGTGCGATTCGGCCGGATTGA is part of the Xenorhabdus cabanillasii genome and encodes:
- a CDS encoding DUF4056 domain-containing protein; amino-acid sequence: MIPVELMLKSDTHEQAKTDWPVLSPLAPPEGLRACCVFGYNLKADALGIPMPLFSIDNIVEAEKLGEHHYNDSVLGASAALLGISNEKIGLLYTEKGGFIDIAHVRDTADYTLYFFSQIYAHLGQEWVLTLDDELAARKIHFFAFTPPEDPAERYTLSAYLAAKLAFQLAAWHEIAQWYGYQSIPGFSEAVSAFSPEDLYSNLLGARLALTLILQGQASSVSQFSTAIANILPIALHELGAYNRSGTKKMFDKVDGVWWNSYQRISKKFLLLRRNYETQDDRYPLMPFDKEKSALRLSLPESYQHFSLDKLAEFQLWPTDKMKKLPVPQRYWTVKDFPMLAEKAEKQDMKQLLNNK